The DNA region GACTGGTTGCTGCGTAAAAAAGGCTATGTCTTCATGCCGCTGGCTGAGCGATGCGAATTACTGGAAGGTTTTGCCTGCGTGGACACGGCAATTCGGGTTGATGACACGGATAATTCAGTGTGTGAGGCTCTGGCACGCCTGAACCCCGATTATTTTGCCAACGGTGGTGATCGGAAAGCTGACAATACGCCTGAGGTTGAGCTGTGCCAGACGCTGGGTATTGAGTTGTTGTGGAATGTGGGTGGCGGGAAAGTTCAGAGTTCGTCTGAGCTGGTCAGGCTCAATGGAAATGACTTGTCGTCATCTCCACTGAAAAGAAGAGGGTGATTACATCACCCGCATTCCAGGCTGGGCGCCTTCATGAGGTTCCAGAATCCACAGATCTTTACCACCGGGACCCGCAGCCAGAACCATGCCTTCACTCACGCCGAATTTCATCTTGCGTGGTGCCAGGTTGGCGACCATGACCGTATGTTTGCCGATCAGGGCTTCCGGTGCATAGGCTGACTTGATACCGGCGAAGATGTTGCGAGTCTCCGCTTCACCAATGTCCAGAGTCAGGCGCAGCAATTTGCCAGCGCCTTCAACGTGCTCGGCGTTAACGATTCTGGCGATACGCAGGTCAACTTTGGCGAAATCATCAAACTTGATCTCTTCTGCCACCGGCTCTTTTTCCAGCCATTCGTTGCTGGCTGTTTTTACGACTGGTTTTTGTTCCGCCATCTTTGCCAGAACTTCTTTGCTGGCTTCAATCATGTTGCCCACCTTATCGGCTTCAACACGGGTCATCAGTGGCTTGAACTTGTTCACACCATGATCCAGCAGCAGGGACTGGCTGTCTGCCCATGTCAGTGGCTCAACGTTCAGGAAGGCTTCAGCTTTAACGGCCATGGCAGGCAGAACCGGCTTCAGGTAGATCATCAGCAGGC from Endozoicomonas sp. NE40 includes:
- a CDS encoding adenylyltransferase/cytidyltransferase family protein, whose product is MMAEGNGKVVCVSGGFDPVHIGHLRLMQAASQYGRVVVIVNSDDWLLRKKGYVFMPLAERCELLEGFACVDTAIRVDDTDNSVCEALARLNPDYFANGGDRKADNTPEVELCQTLGIELLWNVGGGKVQSSSELVRLNGNDLSSSPLKRRG